A genomic segment from bacterium encodes:
- a CDS encoding VOC family protein: protein MARLQHVSSPFWPGGQDEVRQFYGRLLGLREIPVPATLDWSRLVWFAAGRGDLELHFFEGTPDPTHRRHLSLAVDDLEDVHRRLETAGHAPLAAPPIHNRPRFFCRDPFGNLIEFTTILGSYDG, encoded by the coding sequence ATGGCCCGACTACAGCACGTGTCGTCGCCGTTCTGGCCAGGGGGGCAGGACGAGGTACGCCAGTTCTACGGCCGCCTGCTCGGTCTCCGCGAGATTCCGGTTCCTGCCACGCTGGATTGGAGTCGCCTCGTCTGGTTCGCCGCCGGCCGCGGCGATCTCGAGCTGCATTTCTTCGAGGGCACGCCCGATCCGACGCATCGCCGCCACCTGTCACTCGCGGTGGACGACCTCGAGGACGTGCACCGCCGGCTCGAGACAGCCGGGCACGCGCCGCTTGCCGCGCCGCCGATTCACAACCGGCCTCGGTTTTTCTGCCGGGACCCGTTTGGGAACCTGATCGAATTCACGACGATCTTGGGCAGCTACGACGGGTGA
- a CDS encoding plastocyanin/azurin family copper-binding protein has translation MARIAAALVSVALGIGLFVGLGNAAPGKTWKVAVGADSPDHAVQVLDYFPRSITIDAGDSITFTMAAVADHTVTLLSGAKPLPLEEPQKDGRLRFPSNVAFPQGGPAYNGTGLASSGLMSGLGKSWTVTFTKPGRYTYQCLLHPAQVGTVVVQAAGAPYPKTQADYDRLAAQARTQALAAGAKLRAATRATASKGAHGAVYTAPMVGNYAQRLALYRFGSDTLTIKAGDTVKWVMTDPDEIHTVTFAGMDSLPDFIVPSPKPQGPPDLYYNPKVLAPAGGPTHTGVGFYNSGILVPVTPPGPTTYSLKFTKPGTYTYWCVVHVPEGMRGTVVVTP, from the coding sequence ATGGCAAGGATCGCGGCTGCACTGGTCTCGGTGGCACTGGGGATTGGCCTTTTTGTCGGATTGGGGAACGCGGCCCCGGGGAAGACGTGGAAGGTGGCGGTCGGCGCGGACTCGCCCGACCACGCGGTGCAAGTGCTAGACTACTTTCCGCGGTCGATCACGATCGACGCCGGCGACTCGATCACCTTCACCATGGCCGCCGTCGCGGACCACACGGTGACGTTGCTCTCGGGGGCGAAGCCGCTCCCGCTGGAGGAGCCACAGAAGGACGGACGCCTGCGGTTCCCGTCCAATGTGGCCTTTCCACAAGGGGGTCCCGCCTACAACGGTACCGGCCTCGCCAGCTCGGGCTTGATGTCCGGTCTCGGGAAGAGCTGGACGGTGACCTTTACCAAGCCCGGCCGGTACACGTACCAATGCCTGTTGCATCCGGCGCAGGTGGGGACCGTCGTCGTCCAGGCCGCGGGAGCGCCGTACCCTAAGACTCAGGCCGACTACGACCGGTTGGCCGCGCAGGCTCGGACGCAGGCGCTCGCCGCCGGCGCAAAACTGCGGGCGGCGACCCGAGCCACCGCGTCCAAGGGCGCACACGGGGCCGTGTACACCGCGCCGATGGTGGGCAACTATGCGCAGCGCCTGGCGCTATACCGGTTCGGCAGCGACACGTTGACGATCAAGGCCGGTGACACCGTCAAGTGGGTGATGACGGACCCCGACGAGATCCACACGGTCACGTTTGCGGGAATGGACTCGCTCCCCGACTTCATCGTGCCCTCGCCGAAGCCGCAGGGACCGCCTGATCTCTACTACAATCCGAAGGTGCTCGCGCCCGCGGGCGGCCCGACGCATACGGGCGTCGGGTTCTACAACTCCGGCATCCTGGTTCCGGTAACCCCGCCGGGGCCGACCACCTACAGCCTCAAATTTACCAAGCCCGGGACGTACACCTATTGGTGCGTGGTGCACGTTCCGGAGGGCATGCGCGGAACAGTCGTCGTCACGCCGTAG
- a CDS encoding DNA-3-methyladenine glycosylase I, which yields MVTRCWWAAGDPLLTAYHDTEWGTPVHDDRVLFEFLVLEGAQAGLSWITILRKRPHYRAAFEEFDPETVARFDAARRRRLLRDPGLVRNRLKIASAVTNARAILAVRDAFGSFDAYVWQFVDGTPIQRTRRSPRDVPAETDESRAMSKDMKRRGFAFVGPTTCYAFMQAVGLVDDHLVTCFRRIRG from the coding sequence ATGGTGACGCGCTGCTGGTGGGCGGCGGGCGATCCGCTGTTGACGGCCTACCACGACACCGAGTGGGGCACGCCGGTCCACGATGACCGCGTATTGTTCGAGTTCCTCGTGCTCGAAGGCGCGCAGGCCGGCCTGAGTTGGATCACCATCCTCAGGAAACGCCCGCATTACCGTGCCGCGTTCGAGGAGTTCGATCCGGAGACGGTGGCGCGGTTCGACGCCGCCCGGCGCCGACGGCTCCTCCGCGATCCCGGCCTTGTCCGGAACCGGCTCAAGATCGCCTCGGCGGTGACAAATGCCCGCGCGATCCTCGCCGTGCGTGACGCGTTCGGCAGCTTCGACGCGTACGTATGGCAGTTCGTCGACGGCACGCCGATCCAAAGAACCCGGCGGAGTCCCCGGGACGTTCCCGCCGAGACGGACGAGTCGCGCGCGATGAGCAAGGACATGAAGCGCCGGGGCTTCGCCTTCGTCGGTCCGACGACGTGCTACGCGTTCATGCAAGCGGTCGGCCTCGTCGACGACCACCTGGTGACGTGCTTCCGGCGGATCCGCGGCTGA
- a CDS encoding glycosyltransferase family A protein: protein MVRPLVSAIITTHNRAGLLAEALSSVYAQERRGELFELEVIVVDDASSDDTPAVVARFPATYLRHGVNRGAAAARNTGVEAGRGAYVAFLDDDDLWLPSKLRTQVPVLEAHADVGVVYSSFVLTQDGREKEWPVFGPSGDIFDQLLMGNFIAMMTTLVRRSALLQVGGFDVELASAEDYDFWLRLSHRVPFHFVRGPVAAVRPSLQGLGSSAVATGASRKVHRRIVARALALEPNLTPEAVQDVIDNMELRNAELLYIMPRAVALAQMLAHLGEYPRVIRHVGVREQLAALACQEAVDSPDPFHAAAAVCGAVAQAAGTTGEARRLASAVWTELALRLLRQRRVGLAVRAAWGGVRRDPVQFVGRGFDAVRHAAGLREVVRTAPRDFTRRLQRRATLPG from the coding sequence ATGGTGAGACCCCTCGTCAGCGCGATCATTACAACTCACAACCGCGCCGGCCTTCTCGCAGAGGCGCTCTCTTCGGTCTACGCGCAGGAGCGGCGCGGGGAGTTGTTCGAGTTGGAAGTGATCGTGGTCGACGATGCGTCCTCGGACGACACCCCGGCGGTGGTCGCTCGATTCCCGGCCACGTACCTGCGTCACGGCGTGAATCGGGGCGCGGCGGCCGCCCGCAATACCGGCGTCGAGGCCGGCCGAGGCGCCTACGTCGCCTTTCTGGACGACGACGACCTTTGGTTGCCAAGCAAACTGCGGACCCAGGTGCCGGTGCTCGAGGCCCATGCGGACGTCGGGGTCGTGTACAGCTCCTTCGTGTTGACGCAGGACGGCCGGGAGAAGGAGTGGCCCGTGTTCGGACCGTCCGGCGATATCTTTGATCAGCTCCTGATGGGGAATTTCATCGCGATGATGACGACGCTTGTGCGCCGATCGGCGCTGTTGCAGGTCGGCGGGTTCGACGTCGAACTCGCCAGCGCAGAAGACTATGACTTCTGGCTCCGGCTCAGCCATCGCGTCCCGTTTCACTTCGTTCGTGGGCCTGTCGCCGCGGTGCGCCCGTCGCTGCAGGGTCTGGGGTCCAGCGCCGTGGCGACCGGCGCCAGTCGAAAGGTGCATCGCCGCATCGTCGCACGGGCGTTGGCGCTCGAGCCGAACCTCACGCCCGAGGCAGTGCAGGACGTGATCGACAACATGGAGTTGCGGAACGCCGAGCTCCTGTACATCATGCCACGCGCCGTCGCCCTCGCCCAGATGCTCGCCCACCTTGGGGAGTATCCGCGAGTGATCCGACATGTGGGGGTTCGCGAGCAGTTGGCAGCGCTCGCCTGCCAGGAGGCGGTCGACTCGCCTGATCCGTTTCACGCGGCCGCAGCGGTCTGCGGCGCGGTCGCGCAGGCTGCGGGTACCACGGGGGAGGCGCGGCGTCTCGCAAGCGCGGTGTGGACCGAGCTTGCCCTTCGGCTCTTGCGACAGCGGCGCGTGGGCCTCGCCGTGCGCGCGGCATGGGGAGGCGTGCGTCGTGATCCGGTACAGTTCGTCGGACGCGGGTTCGACGCCGTGCGCCACGCCGCGGGGCTCCGTGAGGTCGTGCGGACCGCCCCGCGCGATTTCACCCGTCGTCTGCAACGGCGTGCCACACTACCCGGATGA
- a CDS encoding sodium:proton antiporter — translation MTALSLALRFMLVAAAVSIVTEQLRVPYTIALVLAGLVIGNMHLAPAIPVTPEILLTLLIPPLLFEGGLRLPPRHLKTYWGLIGLLAVPGTLVTAAALGWVASALFHLDFRSALLLGAIVSAIDPVSVQALLREARLDLRLGTVLDGEAILNDGVAIILFTIVAGAAVGPVGAALRFVWLLVGGMTIGGLVALATSYALGRTQRPLVEALGSLIASLGALLVAGSVGASGVIAVVTAGVVFASYGPRNLTDTGRETVNTIWDMIAFLANSVLFLLIGIEVPAALLGHYWQLIAVVAGAGLIVRWAVVHGSMAIWQTRTHLLPNAWRPVLVWGGLRGGVAIALALGIDPALPARDAIVAGAFGLVVFTLLVQGLSMRPVMRWAGMLSAPRGGTEAADATP, via the coding sequence ATGACGGCGCTCAGTCTTGCGCTCCGATTCATGCTCGTCGCCGCGGCCGTGTCGATTGTCACGGAGCAACTGCGCGTGCCGTACACGATCGCGCTCGTCCTCGCGGGTCTCGTGATCGGCAACATGCACCTTGCGCCTGCGATCCCAGTCACCCCCGAGATCCTCCTGACGCTGCTCATCCCGCCGCTGCTGTTCGAGGGCGGACTGCGCCTTCCACCCCGTCACCTGAAGACGTACTGGGGGCTGATCGGGCTCCTGGCGGTGCCCGGCACGCTGGTGACGGCCGCGGCGCTCGGCTGGGTCGCAAGCGCGCTGTTTCACCTGGACTTTCGCAGCGCGCTGCTGCTCGGCGCCATCGTTTCCGCGATCGACCCCGTGAGCGTGCAGGCGTTGCTGCGCGAGGCCAGGTTGGACCTCCGGCTCGGCACCGTGCTGGACGGCGAGGCGATCCTGAACGACGGTGTGGCGATCATCTTGTTCACGATCGTGGCCGGCGCGGCCGTTGGGCCCGTCGGCGCAGCCCTCCGGTTTGTCTGGCTACTCGTCGGCGGCATGACGATCGGCGGACTCGTGGCCCTGGCGACATCGTACGCGCTGGGCCGTACGCAGCGCCCGCTCGTCGAGGCGCTCGGCAGTCTGATCGCGTCGCTGGGCGCGCTTCTTGTCGCCGGCAGCGTGGGGGCGAGCGGGGTGATCGCCGTGGTCACCGCGGGCGTCGTGTTCGCCAGTTACGGCCCCCGCAACCTCACCGACACTGGCCGCGAGACCGTGAACACCATCTGGGACATGATCGCGTTTCTCGCCAACTCGGTGTTGTTTCTCCTCATCGGCATCGAGGTGCCCGCGGCGCTGCTCGGACACTACTGGCAGCTCATCGCGGTCGTGGCGGGGGCGGGGTTGATCGTGCGGTGGGCGGTGGTCCACGGGTCGATGGCGATCTGGCAGACTCGAACGCACCTGCTGCCGAATGCGTGGCGCCCCGTGCTCGTGTGGGGCGGGCTGCGCGGCGGCGTCGCCATCGCGCTCGCGCTCGGTATCGATCCGGCGCTTCCCGCGCGGGACGCGATCGTGGCCGGCGCGTTCGGCCTCGTCGTGTTCACCCTGCTCGTGCAGGGACTCTCGATGCGGCCGGTGATGCGGTGGGCCGGCATGCTGTCGGCACCCCGCGGAGGCACGGAGGCGGCGGACGCGACCCCGTAG
- a CDS encoding DcrB-related protein, which yields MLAVVAALVAGALFGAPAAGQPGGSRLVHDPGDRFTIAVPVSWNVRTSSGDPTVVATGPARAGELPETVNIIAHDTVVAMSSKTCVREAERVMRVFGHIAFATASEGPTTVGDLPGYTHAYTWRTKDGQDRWSLQVCVVVNREAFLMTGTTTNTATRVEEDAPLLTRIIGTFRLTARGRESAPATQPGGNGR from the coding sequence GTGCTGGCGGTCGTGGCGGCGCTGGTCGCCGGAGCGCTCTTCGGCGCGCCCGCCGCCGGCCAACCGGGAGGATCGCGGCTCGTGCACGATCCCGGCGACCGCTTTACCATCGCTGTCCCTGTGTCGTGGAACGTCAGAACCTCGTCCGGAGATCCCACGGTCGTGGCGACGGGCCCCGCCCGCGCCGGCGAGCTCCCCGAAACCGTGAACATCATCGCCCACGACACCGTCGTGGCGATGTCGTCGAAGACCTGCGTACGCGAGGCGGAGCGGGTGATGCGGGTGTTCGGGCACATCGCGTTCGCGACCGCGAGCGAGGGGCCGACGACGGTCGGCGACCTGCCCGGGTACACCCACGCCTACACCTGGCGCACGAAGGACGGCCAGGACCGCTGGAGCCTGCAGGTGTGCGTGGTGGTGAACCGCGAGGCGTTCCTCATGACGGGCACGACGACCAACACGGCGACCCGGGTCGAAGAGGACGCCCCGCTGTTGACCAGGATCATCGGGACGTTCCGGCTGACGGCGCGGGGCCGCGAGTCCGCGCCCGCGACGCAACCGGGGGGCAACGGCCGCTAG
- the ada gene encoding bifunctional DNA-binding transcriptional regulator/O6-methylguanine-DNA methyltransferase Ada has protein sequence MLMRAEVRSETGTGIDDPRWLAVLARDAAADGAFVFAVRSTGIYCRPSCPARRPGRAQVVFFGRPADAERAGFRACRRCRPTAASVEEQQVQLVQDACRYIEARVDDGATRLAELAAHLGRSPHHVRRVFTRLVGISPRDYADACRLDLVRARLRAQEAVASALYASGFGSSSRLYERAPKDLGMTPAAYRRGGRGMRIAYTTVSTPLGRLLVGATPRGVCAVSLGADDRTLETALAGEYPFAERRRDDTGLGPWVAAIVAYVRGRRPHLSLPLDIQATAFQRKVWTALQAIPYGETRSYAEVARALGRPSAVRAVAQACAANPAALIIPCHRVVRSDGNPGGYRWGAERKRALLRRERETAGAPREREERRAAHAAH, from the coding sequence ATGCTGATGAGAGCGGAAGTGCGATCAGAGACGGGAACGGGAATCGACGATCCGAGATGGCTCGCCGTGTTGGCCCGTGACGCGGCCGCGGACGGCGCGTTTGTGTTCGCGGTGCGGTCGACCGGGATCTACTGCCGGCCGTCGTGTCCGGCGCGCCGTCCCGGCCGGGCGCAGGTGGTGTTCTTCGGGCGCCCCGCCGACGCAGAGCGCGCGGGCTTCCGGGCATGCCGGCGGTGCCGGCCGACCGCCGCGAGCGTGGAAGAGCAGCAGGTACAGTTGGTGCAGGACGCCTGCCGGTACATCGAAGCCCGGGTCGACGACGGCGCGACGCGCTTGGCCGAACTCGCCGCGCACCTCGGGCGGAGCCCCCATCACGTGCGTCGGGTGTTCACGCGGCTCGTGGGGATCTCGCCGCGGGACTACGCCGACGCGTGCCGGCTCGACCTCGTGCGGGCTCGGCTTCGCGCGCAGGAGGCGGTCGCGTCCGCGCTGTACGCGTCCGGGTTCGGGTCGAGCAGCCGTCTCTACGAGCGCGCACCCAAGGATCTCGGGATGACGCCCGCCGCGTACCGGCGGGGCGGCCGCGGGATGCGGATCGCGTACACGACCGTGTCCACGCCCCTCGGGCGCCTCCTCGTCGGGGCGACGCCCCGGGGCGTGTGTGCGGTCAGTCTCGGCGCCGACGACCGGACGCTCGAGACGGCGCTCGCCGGCGAGTATCCATTCGCGGAGCGCCGCCGGGACGACACCGGCCTCGGGCCGTGGGTGGCCGCGATCGTGGCCTACGTTCGCGGCCGGCGTCCCCACCTGTCGCTCCCCCTCGACATCCAGGCCACGGCGTTCCAGCGCAAGGTGTGGACTGCCCTGCAGGCGATCCCGTACGGAGAGACGCGGTCGTACGCCGAGGTCGCGCGCGCGCTCGGCCGGCCGTCGGCGGTGCGGGCGGTGGCCCAAGCGTGCGCCGCGAATCCGGCGGCCCTGATCATCCCGTGCCATCGGGTCGTGCGGTCCGACGGGAATCCGGGCGGGTACCGGTGGGGCGCGGAGCGCAAGCGCGCGTTGCTGCGCCGCGAGCGCGAAACCGCGGGTGCGCCGCGCGAGCGAGAAGAGCGACGAGCGGCGCACGCCGCGCACTAA
- a CDS encoding DMT family transporter: MTNERRRTALEDAAIVAFVPVVWGLNFIVIKGALPAFASPAAFNAMRWVLASIVLLAITAARRESLRIAPDDRGRVLALAAVGIVLQQLTFINGIRLTTAGHSALIMGLSPVMVALGAMALRMDRVSARAWAGILLSLVGLTFLVRPGASNLPATAVWGDLLTLGSAVCWAAYTLVSRPLAVRYPPAALTAVTISISTLVLVALGLPDLRAQSWQALDWRAWGAVLYTSVLTIALGYAVWSLALRRIGTTRTAILTNINPVVAVAAAWWLLGERLTTSQALGAACVLAGVALARR; encoded by the coding sequence ATGACGAACGAGCGGCGCCGCACGGCGCTCGAGGACGCGGCCATCGTGGCGTTCGTCCCCGTGGTGTGGGGCCTGAACTTCATCGTGATCAAGGGCGCGCTGCCCGCGTTCGCCTCCCCGGCTGCATTCAACGCGATGCGCTGGGTGCTCGCCTCGATCGTCCTGCTGGCGATCACCGCAGCGCGGCGGGAGTCGCTCCGCATCGCGCCGGACGATCGCGGCCGCGTCCTCGCGCTCGCGGCCGTGGGGATCGTGCTGCAGCAGCTCACCTTCATTAACGGCATCCGGTTGACGACCGCCGGGCACTCGGCCCTGATCATGGGGCTCTCCCCCGTCATGGTGGCGCTTGGCGCGATGGCGCTGCGTATGGATCGCGTGTCGGCGAGGGCGTGGGCGGGGATCCTCCTCTCGCTGGTTGGACTGACCTTCCTGGTCCGCCCGGGCGCGTCCAATCTCCCCGCGACCGCCGTGTGGGGAGACCTCTTGACGCTCGGGTCCGCCGTGTGCTGGGCGGCGTACACCCTCGTCAGCCGGCCGCTGGCCGTGCGGTATCCGCCCGCCGCGCTCACCGCCGTGACGATCTCGATCTCGACGCTCGTGCTCGTCGCGCTCGGACTCCCGGACCTCCGGGCGCAGTCCTGGCAGGCACTCGACTGGCGGGCGTGGGGCGCGGTCCTCTACACGAGCGTGCTAACGATCGCGCTCGGGTACGCGGTCTGGTCCCTGGCGCTGCGCCGGATCGGTACGACGCGGACCGCGATCCTGACCAATATCAACCCCGTCGTCGCGGTAGCCGCGGCGTGGTGGCTGCTGGGAGAGCGCCTGACCACCAGCCAAGCGCTCGGCGCGGCGTGCGTCCTTGCGGGTGTGGCGCTGGCGCGGCGGTGA
- a CDS encoding Zn-dependent alcohol dehydrogenase yields MRAAVFYDVGKPLVVEEVELAPPRAGEVLVRIAATGVCHSDLHYIKGDLAMPLPVVLGHEAAGVVETIGPGVESVRPGDHVVLLFAPACGHCRYCDSGRPHLCEMRYRVRGKMPDGTTRLRCGDRELHHFTCVSSWAEQAVVPESGVLPIGKDVPLTIAALLGCAVTTGVGAVVNTARVRPGTSVAVFGLGGVGLNVVQGARIAGAVMIIGVDLLDHRLEAARRFGATHTLNAKANDPVQAILDLTGGGADYAFEVIGRAATVRQAVDSVARGGVAVAVGLPPTREELVVPGPTFVLNEKTLQACFYGSSRLRSDIPRLLAMYDAGQLMLDELVTASFPLDRVNDAVATLDRGDGLRSILQMSAA; encoded by the coding sequence ATGCGGGCGGCCGTCTTCTACGATGTCGGCAAGCCGTTGGTGGTGGAGGAGGTCGAGCTCGCCCCGCCGCGAGCCGGCGAGGTGCTTGTGCGAATCGCCGCGACCGGCGTCTGCCACAGCGATCTGCACTACATCAAAGGCGATCTGGCGATGCCGTTGCCCGTCGTCCTCGGGCACGAGGCCGCGGGCGTCGTGGAGACGATCGGTCCCGGCGTCGAGTCGGTGCGGCCGGGCGACCACGTGGTGCTGCTGTTCGCGCCGGCGTGCGGCCACTGCCGCTACTGCGACAGCGGCCGCCCCCATCTGTGCGAGATGCGCTATCGGGTTCGCGGGAAGATGCCAGACGGCACGACGCGGCTGCGCTGCGGCGACCGGGAGCTCCATCACTTCACGTGCGTCTCGTCGTGGGCGGAGCAGGCCGTCGTCCCGGAGTCTGGGGTGCTGCCGATCGGCAAGGACGTGCCGCTGACCATTGCCGCGTTGTTGGGGTGCGCGGTGACCACCGGTGTCGGCGCGGTGGTCAACACCGCCCGCGTGCGACCGGGCACCAGCGTCGCCGTGTTCGGCCTCGGCGGCGTCGGCCTAAACGTCGTGCAGGGGGCGCGGATCGCCGGGGCGGTCATGATCATCGGCGTGGATCTTCTCGATCACCGGCTGGAGGCCGCGCGGCGGTTCGGCGCGACGCACACGCTCAACGCCAAAGCGAACGATCCGGTGCAGGCGATCCTGGACCTGACGGGCGGCGGCGCGGACTATGCGTTTGAGGTGATCGGGCGCGCGGCGACGGTGCGGCAGGCCGTAGACAGCGTCGCGCGCGGCGGCGTCGCGGTTGCCGTGGGCCTCCCGCCGACGCGCGAGGAGCTGGTGGTGCCGGGTCCGACGTTCGTGCTCAACGAGAAGACGTTGCAGGCGTGCTTCTACGGGTCGTCGCGGCTGCGCTCCGACATTCCCCGGCTGCTCGCGATGTACGACGCCGGCCAGCTGATGCTCGACGAGCTCGTGACCGCTTCGTTTCCGCTCGATCGCGTCAACGACGCGGTGGCGACGCTCGATCGCGGCGACGGCCTACGCAGTATTCTTCAGATGTCCGCGGCATGA
- a CDS encoding D-alanyl-D-alanine carboxypeptidase family protein, whose translation MMRAVRPSLVLLLCLALGVPASWAAPRAHPVRPPADAAAESGPTAPPATLLMEVSTGQVLASSDAHRHLPPASLDKLMTLYLVLQAIRGHQITLDTSVTVSATTWRIGRTAGSSRMFLNVGDVVPVRDLLSGLMVASGNDAAEALAEAVGGSGEQFVTLMNAQAARLGMHDTHYVTPHGLPAPDEYTSAWDIALLARRVLLDFPDVVQITGARYEAYGGIRQANWNNLVFRDPRVDGLKTGHTSEAGFSIAATAQQGGMRLLAVVMGAPTLRRRTDLAEGLFAQGFGRYALVPVPWQRVVPASLRVYGGTTGEVSLETSGPVAVLVGRDTRPSLVIAEAITARPFAPVARAQQVGVLTVSVDGRALAATPLLAAQPVARAGLFGRLWGYIRYEVGVLFHRHRARAQGAYEPPQ comes from the coding sequence ATGATGCGCGCCGTCCGCCCGTCGCTGGTGCTCCTGTTGTGCCTGGCGCTTGGCGTCCCGGCGTCCTGGGCCGCTCCGCGCGCCCACCCCGTGCGGCCCCCGGCGGACGCCGCGGCCGAGTCCGGCCCGACGGCACCGCCCGCCACGTTGCTGATGGAGGTGTCGACCGGGCAGGTCCTCGCGTCGAGCGATGCGCACCGGCACCTGCCCCCGGCGAGCCTCGACAAGCTCATGACCCTGTATCTCGTGCTTCAGGCCATTCGCGGCCACCAGATTACGCTCGACACCTCGGTCACCGTGAGCGCCACCACGTGGCGGATCGGGCGGACCGCGGGGAGCAGCCGGATGTTCCTGAACGTCGGGGACGTCGTTCCCGTGCGGGACCTGCTCAGCGGTTTGATGGTGGCGTCCGGCAACGACGCCGCCGAAGCGCTGGCCGAGGCCGTCGGGGGTTCCGGGGAGCAGTTCGTCACGCTGATGAACGCGCAGGCGGCACGACTCGGCATGCACGACACGCACTACGTCACCCCGCACGGGCTGCCCGCGCCGGACGAGTACACGAGTGCGTGGGACATCGCGCTGCTGGCCCGACGCGTCCTGCTCGACTTTCCGGACGTCGTGCAGATCACCGGGGCGCGGTACGAGGCGTACGGCGGGATCCGGCAGGCGAACTGGAACAACCTGGTCTTCCGCGATCCGCGGGTCGACGGGTTGAAGACCGGACACACCTCCGAAGCCGGGTTCAGTATCGCCGCGACGGCACAGCAGGGTGGGATGCGCCTGCTCGCGGTCGTGATGGGCGCGCCGACACTCCGGCGTCGCACCGACCTGGCGGAGGGACTGTTCGCGCAAGGGTTCGGCCGCTACGCGCTCGTGCCCGTGCCGTGGCAGCGGGTCGTCCCCGCGTCGCTGCGCGTCTACGGCGGCACGACCGGGGAGGTGTCTTTGGAAACCTCCGGGCCGGTTGCGGTGCTGGTTGGGCGTGACACGCGCCCCTCGCTGGTGATCGCCGAGGCGATCACGGCGCGGCCGTTTGCGCCGGTCGCACGCGCGCAACAGGTCGGCGTGCTCACGGTCAGCGTCGACGGACGCGCGCTCGCCGCGACACCGCTGCTCGCGGCGCAGCCGGTGGCGCGCGCCGGGTTGTTCGGGCGCCTATGGGGCTACATCCGATACGAGGTGGGGGTGCTGTTCCACCGCCACCGCGCCCGCGCTCAGGGAGCGTACGAGCCTCCGCAGTAG
- a CDS encoding DUF4337 domain-containing protein — protein MSEDFEVDARIEPEEGASRTWLIPAIAVTTAVLAVAAAYSSMLAGESAHESLAQLNRAAILQAQASDQWAFYQAEGIKRHTFEVQRDIGRLQTDAPHVALVAAQDAQARRYATQQAAIRRDAETLEQRRDAAQTIAERYDARYQRLGQAVAVFQVGIVVCSVAAIVRRPALWYLGLAGGLVGAAILAQAVFASAAGARAG, from the coding sequence ATGAGCGAAGACTTTGAGGTCGACGCGCGCATCGAGCCGGAGGAGGGGGCATCGCGCACCTGGTTGATCCCGGCGATCGCGGTGACGACCGCCGTGTTGGCCGTCGCCGCGGCCTACAGCAGCATGCTCGCCGGCGAGTCCGCGCACGAGTCGCTCGCGCAACTGAATCGGGCGGCGATCCTCCAGGCGCAGGCGTCCGATCAGTGGGCGTTTTACCAGGCGGAAGGCATCAAGCGGCACACGTTCGAGGTGCAGCGCGACATCGGCCGGCTGCAGACCGACGCGCCGCACGTCGCGCTCGTCGCGGCGCAGGATGCGCAGGCGAGGCGGTACGCGACGCAGCAGGCGGCGATCCGCCGCGACGCTGAAACGCTGGAGCAACGGCGAGACGCCGCGCAAACGATCGCGGAGCGGTACGATGCGCGCTACCAGCGTCTGGGCCAAGCGGTGGCCGTGTTCCAGGTCGGCATCGTCGTCTGTTCCGTCGCAGCGATCGTGCGCCGTCCGGCGCTCTGGTACCTCGGGCTGGCCGGCGGGCTCGTCGGCGCCGCGATCCTCGCACAGGCCGTGTTCGCGTCCGCTGCAGGTGCTCGCGCGGGCTGA